From a single Dendropsophus ebraccatus isolate aDenEbr1 chromosome 8, aDenEbr1.pat, whole genome shotgun sequence genomic region:
- the LOC138798610 gene encoding beta-microseminoprotein-like isoform X1 produces MFKTCQSNEMQHGLSNITKKVLLALGVVLACSIALSSAQCLAGKLSFDRKTGTQGCQYKGQLHKIGTEWTSGCEKCQCSSTGMSCCSTIQTPIVDEKTCEKIFVKATCSYKVVKKDNPSETCEIKAMVA; encoded by the exons ATGTTTAAGACGTGCCAGAGCAATGAGATGCAGCACGGCCTCAGCAACATTACAAAG AAAGTCCTTTTGGCTCTCGGTGTTGTGCTCGCATGCTCTATTGCACTGTCTAGTGCTCAGTGTTTAGCTGGAAAATTGTCATTCGATAGGAAAACAGGAACTCAAG GCTGTCAATACAAAGGACAATTACACAAAATAGGGACAGAGTGGACTTCAGGATGTGAGAAATGCCAATGTAGTTCAACTGGAATGTCTTGTTGTTCAAC GATTCAAACTCCAATCGTTGATGAGAAAACCTGTGAGAAAATCTTTGTTAAAGCAACCTGTAGTTACAAAGTGGTCAAAAAGGATAACCCATCTGAAACCTGTGAGATCAAAGCGATGGTCGCCTAA
- the LOC138798610 gene encoding beta-microseminoprotein-like isoform X2, with protein sequence MKVLLALGVVLACSIALSSAQCLAGKLSFDRKTGTQGCQYKGQLHKIGTEWTSGCEKCQCSSTGMSCCSTIQTPIVDEKTCEKIFVKATCSYKVVKKDNPSETCEIKAMVA encoded by the exons ATG AAAGTCCTTTTGGCTCTCGGTGTTGTGCTCGCATGCTCTATTGCACTGTCTAGTGCTCAGTGTTTAGCTGGAAAATTGTCATTCGATAGGAAAACAGGAACTCAAG GCTGTCAATACAAAGGACAATTACACAAAATAGGGACAGAGTGGACTTCAGGATGTGAGAAATGCCAATGTAGTTCAACTGGAATGTCTTGTTGTTCAAC GATTCAAACTCCAATCGTTGATGAGAAAACCTGTGAGAAAATCTTTGTTAAAGCAACCTGTAGTTACAAAGTGGTCAAAAAGGATAACCCATCTGAAACCTGTGAGATCAAAGCGATGGTCGCCTAA